In Elephas maximus indicus isolate mEleMax1 chromosome 7, mEleMax1 primary haplotype, whole genome shotgun sequence, the following proteins share a genomic window:
- the LOC126080220 gene encoding olfactory receptor 5T1-like, whose amino-acid sequence MKNDTEVTTFTLKGFTDNLEGQVVLFFLFLAIYLLTLIGNLGLVVLVIEDSRLHIPMYYFLSVLSFLDACYSSSVTPNMLVDFMSKNKSISFPGCATQMFLDFTFGTTECFLLAAMAYDHYVAIYNPLLYSVNMSPRVYVPLITASYVGGIAHATLHTVATFSLSFCASNEIRHVFCDIPPLLAISCSDTHINQLLLFYAVGSIEVFTILIVLISYGLILLAILKMHSAEGRRKVFSTCGSHLTGVSIYHGTILFMYMRPSSRYDLDHDMILSVFYTIVIPMLNPIIYSLRNKDVKEAIKIVLGKNWFINKVYFSHEKYIKKSQDSWPVSQYEEDTKK is encoded by the coding sequence ATGAAAAACGACACAGAAGTCACCACATTTACATTGAAGGGCTTCACAGACAATCTTGAAGGGCAGGTagtcttattttttctatttctagcaatCTATCTTCTTACTCTGATTGGAAATTTAGGACTGGTTGTATTGGTCATTGAGGATTCCCGGCTCCACATCCCCATGTACTATTTTCTCAGTGTGTTATCATTCTTGGATGCCTGCTATTCATCATCTGTTACTCCAAATATGTTAGTAGATTTTATGTCAAAGAATAAATCCATTTCATTCCCTGGATGTGCAACACAAATGTTTCTTGATTTTACTTTTGGCACCACAGAATGCTTTCTCTTAGCAGCAATGGCATATGATCACTATGTAGCAATCTATAACCCACTTCTCTATTCAGTTAACATGTCACCCAGAGTCTATGTGCCACTCATCACTGCTTCTTATGTTGGTGGTATTGCACATGCTACTTTACACACAGTAGCAACATTTAGCCTCTCCTTCTGTGCATCTAATGAAATCAGACATGTCTTTTGTGATATCCCTCCACTCCTTGCTATCTCCTGTTCTGACACTCACATCAACCAGCTTCTACTCTTCTACGCTGTAGGTTCTATTGAGGTATTCACCATCCTGATTGTCCTGATCTCTTATGGTTTAATTTTGTTGGCCATTCTGAAGATGCATTCTGCTGAAGGAAGGCGGAAAGTGTTTTCCACCTGTGGCTCTCACCTAACTGGAGTGTCAATTTACCATGGAACAATCCTcttcatgtatatgagaccaagttcCAGATATGATTTGGACCATGACATGATACTGTCTGTATTCTACACCATTGTGATTCCCATGCTGAATCCCATCatctacagtttgaggaacaaagatgtaaaagaagcaATAAAAATAGTGCTTGGGAAAAATTGGTTTATCAATAAAGTATATTTTTCGcatgaaaaatatattaaaaaaagtcaAGATTCATGGCCTGTGTCTCAATATGAAGAAGATAcgaaaaaatga